From Methylocystis sp. ATCC 49242, one genomic window encodes:
- a CDS encoding class I SAM-dependent methyltransferase, with protein MGVFCGKYFAVLVNSAIATNSTALGIDTFQYSAEQRVVDELGRVFGPDGKKSFAIWRWQSSSVTPHEIAAAIQQPRFISIDGAHDFENVYRDLLLCEQVLGSEGLIAVDDFLNPLTIGVSQAVNAFLSTPRAVVPVAYISNKLFLAHRSNEDRYRSAIESMIMEGDEPQSVNFRTNIQKGRHNVEQDFHGHKIVLS; from the coding sequence ATAGGTGTTTTCTGTGGCAAATACTTTGCGGTTTTGGTCAATTCCGCGATAGCAACCAATTCTACCGCGCTGGGTATTGATACGTTCCAGTATTCGGCGGAGCAGCGCGTGGTGGATGAGCTTGGTAGGGTATTCGGCCCTGACGGCAAAAAGTCCTTCGCGATTTGGCGGTGGCAATCATCCAGCGTGACGCCGCACGAGATTGCGGCGGCCATCCAGCAGCCCCGCTTCATTAGCATCGATGGGGCGCATGACTTCGAAAATGTGTATCGTGACCTTCTTCTTTGCGAGCAGGTTCTGGGATCTGAAGGCCTCATCGCCGTGGATGATTTCCTCAATCCGCTGACTATTGGCGTTAGTCAGGCTGTAAACGCATTTTTGAGCACGCCGCGCGCTGTCGTCCCTGTGGCCTATATTTCCAACAAATTGTTTCTCGCGCACCGATCAAACGAGGACCGGTACCGGTCCGCCATCGAGAGCATGATCATGGAAGGTGATGAGCCGCAAAGCGTGAACTTCCGCACGAACATTCAGAAGGGCAGGCATAACGTCGAGCAGGACTTCCATGGCCATAAGATCGTCCTTTCATAG
- a CDS encoding IS1380 family transposase → MTEGIPLPFSFPAVGRKKITAAFDGGRITSDAGVMLLGQAEHRPGLADKLAAVIADPRNPLLITHSLASIFLARILAIACGYEDADDLDHLRKDPVFKIACGRLPDTGNDLCSHPTMSRWENAPALREIVKLGGVLIDLYCASYATPPKAVTLDIDDTCNIVHGHQQLSLFNTHYDERCFLPIHIYDTATGRPVAIILRPGKTPTGKEVRGHLRRIVHRIRAHWPTTRITIRGDGHYGRHEVMDWCEDNGLDYVFGLSGNRLLAAAVEEKADDIRTRRALEQLVVLRDYAQTHYAAKSWRAERRVCARIEATEMGLDVRYVVTNITTGSAEHIYDTLYCARGQMENLIKLHKSQLASDGASCREPLANQMRLFLHTAAYWLMPELRDAIPKPHPLAVAEFATLREKLLKIGARVVETATRISLALASACPQAELFRCLAGALQPAGP, encoded by the coding sequence ATGACCGAAGGTATCCCCCTCCCGTTCTCGTTTCCAGCCGTTGGCCGCAAGAAGATCACTGCAGCCTTCGACGGTGGACGCATCACCTCGGATGCTGGGGTGATGCTTTTGGGGCAAGCCGAGCATCGTCCGGGTCTGGCCGACAAGCTCGCCGCCGTCATTGCCGATCCGCGTAATCCTTTGTTGATCACCCATTCGCTCGCCAGCATTTTTCTTGCGCGCATTCTCGCTATTGCTTGCGGTTACGAGGATGCGGACGATCTCGATCATCTGCGCAAGGATCCGGTCTTCAAGATCGCTTGCGGGCGCTTGCCCGATACGGGGAACGATTTGTGCTCGCACCCGACCATGTCGCGTTGGGAGAATGCGCCGGCTTTGCGCGAAATCGTGAAGCTCGGCGGCGTGCTGATCGATCTTTATTGCGCCAGCTACGCCACGCCTCCGAAAGCCGTCACGCTCGATATCGACGACACTTGCAACATCGTGCATGGGCATCAGCAACTGTCGCTGTTCAATACTCATTACGACGAGCGCTGCTTCCTGCCGATCCATATTTACGACACCGCGACCGGACGCCCTGTCGCCATCATTCTACGTCCAGGAAAGACGCCGACCGGCAAGGAAGTGCGCGGTCATTTGCGCCGGATCGTCCACCGCATCCGCGCCCATTGGCCGACGACCAGGATCACCATTCGGGGCGACGGTCACTACGGCCGCCACGAGGTGATGGACTGGTGTGAGGACAATGGCCTCGATTATGTTTTCGGCCTGTCTGGCAATAGGCTTCTCGCCGCCGCCGTCGAAGAAAAGGCCGACGACATCCGCACCCGTCGCGCATTGGAACAGTTGGTCGTCCTGCGCGACTATGCGCAAACGCACTACGCCGCCAAATCCTGGCGGGCCGAGCGCCGCGTCTGCGCCCGCATCGAAGCGACGGAAATGGGGCTGGATGTCCGCTACGTTGTCACCAACATCACGACGGGCTCAGCCGAACATATCTACGACACGCTCTATTGCGCGCGTGGCCAGATGGAAAATCTGATCAAATTGCACAAGAGCCAGCTGGCGTCGGATGGCGCCTCCTGCCGGGAGCCGCTCGCCAATCAGATGCGGCTCTTCCTGCATACAGCCGCCTATTGGCTGATGCCCGAATTGCGCGACGCCATTCCAAAGCCTCATCCGCTCGCCGTCGCTGAATTTGCCACCTTGCGCGAGAAGCTGCTAAAGATCGGCGCGCGCGTCGTCGAGACCGCAACCCGCATCAGCCTTGCGCTCGCCAGCGCCTGCCCGCAAGCCGAGCTATTCCGATGTCTGGCCGGCGCGTTGCAGCCGGCAGGACCGTGA
- a CDS encoding helix-turn-helix domain-containing protein: MTEHRMRFARDCVKQTDLPLKIMAERAGYSHVNHFNAAFRRFFDHPPGTLRRNKKK; the protein is encoded by the coding sequence ATAACTGAACATCGCATGAGATTTGCTCGTGACTGTGTAAAGCAGACAGACTTGCCGTTGAAGATAATGGCCGAGCGCGCAGGGTACTCTCACGTGAATCACTTCAATGCGGCGTTCCGGCGATTTTTCGACCACCCGCCCGGAACTCTTCGACGAAACAAGAAGAAATGA
- a CDS encoding adenylate/guanylate cyclase domain-containing protein → MWPVELSFASRLVALVAAMSVSATLMSSALLSWSYYRATLAEAEVQGESVARLLARSASLARELPLEVEQMLSEHMVVTAELLAQFVAAAEKAGMSAIEINNRLTAITGKTILDEFWVTDENGHAYIHKNEHSDFAFSSSALEQPQAYEFWDLLTGRKNVIVQEARKREIDNEKFKYVGVGGVDKPRIVQVGYNAKYLGALTEQIGLPRAIDNLLGTGEIDAIFVFNKDSDLIASPKTARKKVGDDHLSEQELLPVRAVIESGVPRSVKSNDTLSVISPINTDEGAVIGAALIRIPTNRLKNIISLQIEAALGIAAAITLIGAAMAALIARRQTAPVVAITNAARNVERRAFSAGELSDVEIRNDEVGQLARVFNKMAQDFLDREKILDSVVKERTLALEERNTELERLSARLSKYLSPQLYGTLFRNNQVSSISAKRKKLTIFFSDIVGFSEMTERLESEDITRMLNEYLNEMAIIALRHGATIDKYIGDAVMIFFGDPETRGVKEDALACVSMAIEMQSMTRHLESRWRQQGLDNRFQIRIGINTGYCTVGDFGSQERMDYTIVGHQVNVAARLEQSAAPGTILISHETMSLVRDAIEAEEQTILHVKGISAPIRTYKITRMKSADALALIHEEREGLLVAVNLATADKGEAVRILQSAIERMTSDAE, encoded by the coding sequence ATGTGGCCTGTCGAACTTAGCTTTGCCTCCCGCCTCGTTGCGCTGGTCGCCGCAATGAGCGTTAGCGCAACGCTGATGTCGTCTGCTCTCCTGTCGTGGTCCTATTATCGCGCCACCCTTGCAGAAGCTGAAGTCCAGGGCGAGAGCGTCGCCCGACTCCTGGCGAGAAGCGCCAGCCTCGCGCGTGAGCTTCCGCTCGAAGTGGAGCAGATGCTGTCCGAGCATATGGTTGTCACGGCAGAGCTTCTGGCGCAGTTTGTCGCCGCCGCGGAAAAAGCCGGCATGAGCGCAATCGAGATAAACAATCGGTTGACCGCCATCACTGGCAAGACAATTCTCGACGAGTTCTGGGTCACCGATGAAAATGGCCACGCCTATATTCATAAGAACGAACATAGTGATTTCGCATTCAGTTCTTCGGCTCTGGAACAGCCGCAGGCATACGAGTTTTGGGACTTGCTGACAGGCCGCAAGAACGTAATTGTTCAGGAAGCCCGAAAACGTGAAATTGACAACGAGAAGTTCAAATATGTCGGTGTAGGCGGCGTCGACAAGCCCCGCATCGTTCAGGTCGGCTATAATGCAAAATATCTCGGCGCCCTCACGGAACAGATTGGCCTCCCGCGCGCCATCGACAATCTTCTTGGCACTGGTGAGATCGACGCGATCTTCGTTTTCAACAAGGATTCGGACTTGATCGCGAGCCCAAAAACAGCGCGCAAGAAAGTCGGGGACGACCATTTGAGCGAGCAGGAGCTGCTCCCGGTTCGCGCCGTCATCGAAAGCGGAGTACCGCGATCGGTAAAGAGTAACGACACGCTCAGCGTCATCTCTCCAATAAACACTGATGAGGGCGCTGTAATTGGGGCTGCTCTAATCCGAATTCCGACCAATCGTCTCAAAAACATCATTTCTCTGCAAATCGAAGCAGCCCTCGGGATTGCGGCGGCGATTACTCTAATCGGAGCCGCCATGGCCGCCTTGATCGCACGGCGGCAGACGGCGCCGGTTGTGGCGATAACGAATGCTGCGCGCAATGTCGAACGCCGAGCCTTTTCGGCGGGCGAACTTTCAGACGTTGAAATACGCAATGATGAAGTGGGACAGTTGGCGCGGGTCTTCAATAAGATGGCCCAGGATTTTCTCGATCGCGAAAAGATCCTCGATTCGGTCGTAAAGGAACGAACCCTCGCTCTGGAGGAAAGAAACACAGAGCTGGAGAGGCTTTCGGCCCGTCTTTCGAAATATCTTTCGCCCCAACTGTATGGAACTCTGTTCAGGAACAACCAGGTCTCGTCGATTTCGGCGAAGCGGAAAAAGTTGACGATCTTTTTCTCGGATATCGTCGGCTTCAGTGAAATGACGGAGCGGCTGGAGTCTGAAGATATTACACGAATGCTCAACGAATATCTGAACGAAATGGCCATCATCGCTCTGCGGCACGGCGCAACGATAGACAAATATATCGGCGACGCTGTGATGATCTTTTTCGGCGACCCAGAGACACGAGGCGTCAAGGAGGACGCGCTGGCTTGCGTCTCGATGGCGATAGAGATGCAATCGATGACACGTCACCTCGAGAGCAGATGGCGCCAGCAGGGTTTGGACAACCGGTTCCAGATACGTATCGGGATCAACACAGGATATTGTACAGTTGGAGATTTCGGAAGTCAGGAACGCATGGATTACACGATTGTAGGCCATCAGGTTAACGTCGCGGCGCGGCTCGAGCAATCCGCCGCCCCGGGCACGATCTTGATATCTCATGAGACAATGTCGCTCGTTCGAGATGCGATAGAAGCAGAAGAGCAAACTATACTGCATGTGAAAGGAATCAGTGCGCCGATTCGCACATACAAAATAACACGAATGAAAAGCGCGGATGCGTTGGCTCTTATTCACGAAGAGCGCGAAGGGCTTCTCGTGGCGGTCAATCTTGCGACGGCGGACAAGGGTGAGGCAGTCCGAATACTCCAATCAGCGATTGAGCGCATGACTTCTGACGCAGAATGA
- a CDS encoding transposase: MSRLDPSLEPNGSGLRRIEVITGAGGRRRWSEDEKALAVEESLAPDAVVSQVAHRHGATPQQLFTWRREARRRAEAEGVPPFVPAITENSGAAVRAPAPAPKTEAAAPVVEIEIGETHVWIWRDADIGMATAILRALRTSPGAK, from the coding sequence GTGTCCAGACTTGATCCTTCGCTTGAGCCGAACGGCTCCGGGTTACGGCGCATCGAGGTAATCACTGGAGCTGGCGGGCGGCGCCGGTGGTCTGAGGACGAGAAGGCGCTGGCGGTCGAAGAGTCGCTGGCTCCCGACGCGGTCGTCTCGCAGGTCGCGCATCGACATGGCGCGACGCCACAGCAACTCTTCACCTGGCGAAGGGAGGCGCGCCGCAGGGCTGAGGCGGAGGGCGTCCCGCCATTTGTTCCGGCGATTACGGAGAACAGCGGCGCCGCCGTGCGCGCGCCGGCGCCTGCGCCGAAAACGGAGGCCGCCGCTCCGGTCGTGGAGATCGAGATCGGCGAGACGCATGTGTGGATCTGGCGCGACGCGGACATCGGCATGGCGACGGCGATCCTTCGCGCGCTGCGAACCTCGCCGGGGGCGAAGTGA
- the tnpB gene encoding IS66 family insertion sequence element accessory protein TnpB (TnpB, as the term is used for proteins encoded by IS66 family insertion elements, is considered an accessory protein, since TnpC, encoded by a neighboring gene, is a DDE family transposase.): MIGPTGAVRVMVATKPVDFRKGAEGLAALVRETMQCDPFDGAIYVFRARRADRIKLVFWDGAGVRLFAKRLEDGEFRWPKIEDGVMRLSAAQFSALLEGLDWRRVHCAKETPAPALPG, translated from the coding sequence GTGATCGGCCCGACGGGCGCGGTGCGCGTGATGGTGGCGACGAAGCCGGTCGACTTCCGCAAAGGCGCGGAGGGTCTCGCGGCGCTGGTGCGCGAGACGATGCAATGCGATCCCTTCGACGGCGCGATCTACGTCTTTCGCGCCAGGCGCGCCGACCGCATCAAGCTGGTCTTCTGGGACGGCGCGGGCGTGCGCCTCTTCGCCAAGCGGCTGGAGGACGGGGAGTTCCGCTGGCCCAAGATCGAAGACGGAGTCATGCGTCTGTCGGCGGCGCAATTTTCGGCGCTGCTGGAGGGGCTCGACTGGCGACGCGTCCACTGCGCGAAAGAGACGCCGGCGCCGGCCTTGCCGGGATGA
- a CDS encoding IS110 family transposase, with product MERSTEIFVGIDVSKARNAIAVATEGRSGEVRYVGEVDSSVDSMRRLIKRITAKHPQAHFCYEAGPTGYGLHRLIISMGFACSVVAPSLIPRKPGDRVKTNRRDAVALAKLLRAGELTAVWAPDESHEAMRDLVRARSAAVETLRVHRQQVSAFMLRHGRIFPRKTTWGARHLRWLQEQKFDHPAHQIALQEMVEAVRISKERAERLEAAIKEFIPQWSLAPVVRALLTLRGIDLLVAVTCATELGDLSRFDNPRQLMGYLGLTPSERSTGDTVRRGGITKADNGRVRHLLIESAWTYRHPPRVGKEKLYKIEAAPPRVREIAWKAQSRLTARYRALSARGKKTTVVCVAIARELVGFMWCIAKEAQVA from the coding sequence ATGGAGCGGTCTACAGAAATTTTTGTTGGGATCGACGTTTCGAAGGCGCGCAATGCGATTGCCGTCGCCACGGAGGGACGCAGCGGCGAGGTGCGTTATGTCGGTGAAGTTGACTCCTCCGTCGACAGTATGCGTCGCTTGATCAAGCGCATTACCGCCAAACACCCGCAGGCACATTTTTGTTATGAAGCCGGACCGACCGGCTACGGCCTGCACCGGCTCATCATTTCCATGGGGTTCGCTTGCTCCGTCGTGGCGCCCTCGCTCATTCCGCGCAAGCCAGGCGATCGGGTCAAGACCAACCGGCGCGACGCCGTTGCGCTCGCCAAGTTGCTTCGAGCCGGGGAATTGACTGCTGTGTGGGCGCCGGACGAAAGCCATGAAGCGATGCGCGATCTGGTGCGCGCTCGATCCGCCGCGGTTGAAACACTGCGTGTGCATCGTCAGCAGGTGAGCGCATTCATGCTCCGTCACGGTCGGATTTTTCCGCGCAAAACGACTTGGGGCGCTCGTCATCTTCGTTGGCTGCAAGAACAAAAGTTTGATCATCCAGCCCATCAGATCGCGCTGCAGGAGATGGTCGAAGCCGTGAGAATCTCCAAGGAGCGCGCGGAGCGGCTCGAGGCGGCGATCAAAGAGTTCATACCCCAATGGTCGCTGGCGCCTGTGGTCCGGGCGCTCCTGACATTACGCGGGATTGATCTGCTTGTGGCAGTCACCTGCGCCACGGAGCTCGGTGATTTAAGCCGTTTCGATAATCCGCGTCAGCTTATGGGCTATCTCGGCTTGACCCCGAGTGAACGCTCGACGGGTGACACGGTTCGTCGCGGCGGCATCACCAAGGCCGACAACGGACGTGTCCGGCATCTGCTGATTGAAAGCGCCTGGACCTACCGTCATCCGCCAAGGGTCGGAAAAGAGAAGCTCTACAAAATTGAAGCCGCGCCGCCGCGCGTAAGGGAGATCGCGTGGAAAGCGCAGAGTCGCCTTACAGCTCGCTATCGCGCACTCAGCGCACGCGGCAAAAAGACAACCGTCGTCTGCGTTGCAATTGCGCGGGAACTCGTTGGCTTCATGTGGTGCATCGCAAAGGAGGCGCAAGTCGCCTAA